In one Hydrogenobacter sp. genomic region, the following are encoded:
- a CDS encoding RNA-guided endonuclease TnpB family protein, which yields LTVRVYKEIQKLKPVDRICAIDVGLKHFATICYSDGYSEKVENPKYLVKTEKRVAREQRKLSRKQKGSKNYEKQRLKVAKLHEKVKNQREDFLHKLSRRIVSENQAIVLEDLNVKGLLSGNLSKYIQDSSWRKFFEYLSYKALWYERELIFADRFYPSSKTCHVCGYKNQELKLSDREWVCPVCGTRHDRDINAGKNLLLYGFAHLTSGRVGTARAKACEEARASMKQEAPPYRSGSSSLHLDKADISSLSSG from the coding sequence ATCTGACTGTGAGGGTTTATAAGGAAATTCAAAAGTTAAAGCCAGTGGATAGAATATGTGCCATAGACGTAGGGCTTAAGCATTTTGCCACCATTTGCTATTCGGATGGCTACTCAGAAAAGGTGGAAAACCCGAAGTATCTTGTCAAAACAGAAAAGAGGGTGGCAAGAGAGCAGAGGAAACTCTCAAGAAAGCAAAAGGGTTCAAAAAACTATGAAAAACAAAGGCTGAAGGTGGCAAAACTTCATGAGAAAGTCAAAAACCAGAGAGAGGACTTTTTGCACAAGCTGTCCAGAAGGATAGTGAGCGAAAACCAGGCCATTGTCCTTGAGGACTTAAATGTGAAAGGTCTTCTCTCTGGCAATCTTTCCAAATACATACAGGACAGCTCATGGAGGAAGTTTTTTGAGTATCTATCCTACAAAGCTTTGTGGTATGAAAGAGAGCTGATTTTTGCGGACAGGTTTTATCCATCTTCCAAGACCTGTCATGTGTGTGGATACAAAAATCAAGAGCTCAAACTGAGCGATAGAGAGTGGGTCTGTCCTGTATGTGGCACAAGACATGACAGGGATATAAACGCAGGCAAAAACTTATTGCTTTATGGGTTCGCTCACCTTACGAGCGGTAGGGTCGGAACGGCCCGAGCTAAAGCCTGTGAAGAGGCGAGAGCCTCAATGAAGCAGGAAGCTCCACCTTATAGAAGTGGGAGTAGTTCACTTCATTTGGATAAGGCTGATATCTCCTCCCTAAGTTCTGGATAA
- the glyA gene encoding serine hydroxymethyltransferase — MKHLFKTDPEIYEAIVKEYERQFYHLELIASENFTSLAVMEAQGSVMTNKYAEGLPHKRYYGGCEFVDIAEDLAIERAKLLFGAEHANVQPHSGTQANMAVYMAVLKPGDTLMGMDLAHGGHLTHGAKVNFSGKIYNAVYYGVHPEKETIDYDGMYRLAKEYKPKLIVGGASAYPRIIDWAKMREIADSVGAYLMVDMAHYAGLIAGGVYPNPVPHAHFVTSTTHKTLRGPRSGFILCKSEFAKDIDKSVFPGVQGGPLMHVIAAKAVAFKEAMTEEFKEYARQVVANARVLAEEFMREGFKVVSGGTDSHIVLLDLRDTGLTGKEVEEALGKANITVNKNAVPFDPLPPVKTSGIRIGTPAMTTRGMKEYEMRKIAKLISKVIKNIGDEKILQEVRQEVIDLCEQFPLYPELREEISALSK, encoded by the coding sequence ATGAAACACCTTTTTAAGACTGATCCGGAAATTTACGAAGCTATAGTGAAGGAATACGAGAGGCAGTTTTACCATCTTGAGCTTATAGCTTCCGAGAACTTTACATCCCTTGCAGTTATGGAAGCTCAGGGTTCCGTAATGACCAACAAATATGCAGAAGGGCTTCCTCACAAGAGGTATTACGGTGGATGCGAGTTTGTGGATATTGCGGAGGATCTGGCTATAGAGAGAGCAAAACTCCTATTTGGTGCTGAACATGCAAATGTACAGCCTCATTCGGGTACACAGGCAAATATGGCGGTATATATGGCTGTGTTAAAACCCGGAGATACGCTAATGGGTATGGATTTAGCTCACGGTGGACATCTCACCCACGGGGCGAAAGTTAATTTCTCAGGAAAGATATATAACGCGGTTTATTATGGAGTGCATCCGGAAAAGGAAACTATAGATTACGATGGCATGTATAGGCTCGCAAAGGAATATAAGCCGAAACTGATAGTGGGTGGTGCTTCCGCATATCCCAGGATTATAGACTGGGCTAAGATGAGAGAGATAGCTGACAGTGTAGGCGCTTACCTTATGGTAGATATGGCACACTACGCAGGTTTAATAGCGGGAGGTGTTTATCCTAATCCAGTACCGCATGCACATTTTGTTACCTCAACCACACACAAAACGTTGCGTGGACCCAGAAGCGGTTTTATCTTATGCAAAAGCGAGTTCGCTAAGGATATAGACAAGTCAGTATTTCCGGGAGTGCAGGGGGGACCGCTCATGCACGTCATAGCTGCGAAGGCTGTAGCTTTCAAAGAGGCTATGACAGAAGAGTTTAAGGAGTATGCCAGACAAGTCGTAGCCAATGCCAGAGTCCTCGCTGAGGAGTTTATGAGAGAAGGTTTCAAAGTGGTTTCTGGAGGAACGGACAGCCACATAGTACTTTTGGACCTAAGAGATACAGGACTGACGGGTAAAGAGGTAGAAGAGGCACTTGGAAAAGCAAACATAACGGTGAACAAAAACGCTGTACCCTTTGATCCTTTACCGCCCGTCAAAACAAGCGGTATCAGGATAGGCACACCTGCAATGACCACCAGAGGCATGAAAGAGTATGAAATGAGGAAGATAGCAAAACTTATATCTAAGGTGATAAAAAACATAGGAGACGAGAAGATTCTGCAGGAAGTAAGACAGGAGGTTATAGACCTCTGTGAGCAATTTCCCCTTTATCCAGAACTTAGGGAGGAGATATCAGCCTTATCCAAATGA
- a CDS encoding thioredoxin family protein, protein MEIKIYGGPDCRSCQELFERIRVVAEDLGLKADIQKITDIEEIINFNALPVLMIDGIIKHIGKPIPTVSDIKVLLTSASVTSSPH, encoded by the coding sequence ATGGAGATAAAAATCTATGGAGGACCTGATTGTAGAAGTTGTCAGGAACTTTTTGAACGTATAAGAGTAGTTGCCGAAGATCTGGGGCTTAAGGCGGACATTCAAAAGATAACGGATATAGAGGAGATAATAAACTTTAATGCTCTTCCTGTGCTAATGATAGATGGCATAATAAAACACATAGGCAAACCTATACCAACTGTGAGTGACATAAAAGTTTTGCTTACTTCAGCCAGTGTGACCTCCTCCCCTCATTAA
- a CDS encoding 3'-5' exonuclease, translating into MFYYPNLLNRCTRYTYKRIYKDRFYMCNWDIDLNTKVEDATFVIFDTETTGLDMKRDEPIAIGALKVDRLYLDLSQSFYRLIKPEKPPKRSSVEVHGITPSDLSFAGERSEVGREFLMFAKGSLLTGYFLYIDLVMIKKLVKNFCSIPFIPYSLDVLDLYKGEKPIPMEKMLSDLELPYSSYHSALEDAYMTSLIFLKLIKPYGRKKLKDLPLRVW; encoded by the coding sequence ATGTTTTACTATCCCAATCTCTTAAACAGGTGCACAAGATACACCTACAAAAGGATCTATAAGGATAGATTTTATATGTGTAACTGGGATATTGATCTGAACACAAAGGTTGAGGATGCCACCTTTGTAATTTTTGATACAGAAACAACGGGTCTTGACATGAAAAGGGATGAGCCTATCGCTATAGGCGCTTTGAAGGTTGATAGATTGTATCTTGACCTTTCCCAAAGCTTTTACAGGCTTATAAAACCCGAAAAACCACCTAAAAGATCCTCCGTTGAGGTACACGGTATAACTCCTTCCGATCTTAGCTTTGCAGGAGAGCGATCCGAAGTGGGCAGGGAGTTTTTAATGTTTGCAAAAGGTAGCTTGCTAACAGGTTACTTCCTTTATATAGATCTTGTAATGATCAAAAAGCTCGTAAAGAATTTTTGCAGTATCCCTTTTATACCGTACTCTCTTGATGTACTTGATCTTTACAAAGGTGAAAAGCCTATTCCTATGGAGAAGATGCTTTCCGATCTTGAACTTCCCTACAGCTCTTACCACTCAGCCTTAGAAGATGCTTATATGACCTCTCTTATATTCCTGAAGCTTATAAAACCTTACGGGAGAAAGAAATTGAAGGATCTGCCCTTGAGAGTATGGTGA
- a CDS encoding putative nucleotidyltransferase substrate binding domain-containing protein: MLDPERFFKEIYPFDQLPDEEILRLSSNLLVRYYSKGEVIFKEGESPLEFLYVIRKGAVVLKKDGIVIDYLHEGDSFGYVSLLGNIPSSSSATAVEDTILFMIPKGVFERLTKNYEDFRNFYTNKLINRLRKEKNAINVGFEKLTNLPIRKIKLSSPLLVDGEEKLSEVILKMIGADLTFALVRDGNATGIITERDIIRKVVASGHDLKKVKAKEVASFPVIEIDVDAFLFDALLLMAKHNIRRLVVKDKGKIVGVLEDKDMIAYESKNLLFLVKDIGKAKGVEDLTYVYSLVSQVAVEYISQGADPELVGRYISEINDKIMQKTVLLTIKDMGIEPPTAFNILVLGSEGRKEQSLKTDQDNAIIYEDKPMLDIKVSEYFEDFSEKYVRNLLNIGFPPCPGNVMLSNPLWRKSVEGWMKQIDTWIENPKGEHTLNVSIFFDFRGVFGSHSLVERLWEHVFKKVSENMVFLSFLAGQAVRFKVPLGFFRGFVVERSGLHKGEFDIKAGGILPIVQGVRVLALEHRIRSTNTFDRIRELSSAGVFSERFAKDLEDAYRFLMGLRLKFQAEDLHRSKEPTNYINPQALSRAERSVLKDVFGIVEEFQDILRHRYQLRYFM, encoded by the coding sequence ATGTTAGATCCGGAGCGCTTCTTTAAAGAGATTTATCCTTTTGACCAGCTTCCAGATGAGGAAATACTTCGTCTTAGCTCTAACCTTCTCGTGAGATACTATTCCAAAGGTGAAGTGATTTTCAAAGAAGGTGAATCTCCGCTTGAGTTTTTATACGTTATAAGGAAAGGTGCTGTAGTTTTAAAGAAAGATGGTATCGTTATTGATTACCTTCACGAAGGGGACAGCTTCGGTTATGTGTCCCTTTTGGGAAACATACCATCATCTTCAAGCGCCACGGCGGTAGAAGATACTATACTTTTTATGATCCCAAAGGGTGTCTTTGAAAGGTTGACTAAGAATTACGAAGATTTTAGAAATTTTTATACCAATAAACTCATAAACAGGTTACGCAAGGAAAAGAACGCTATAAATGTAGGTTTTGAAAAGCTGACTAACTTACCTATAAGAAAGATAAAACTTTCATCACCCCTGTTAGTTGATGGTGAGGAAAAACTTTCAGAAGTGATTCTGAAGATGATAGGTGCGGATCTGACCTTTGCCCTTGTGCGTGATGGTAACGCCACAGGCATAATAACTGAGAGAGACATAATAAGGAAGGTGGTAGCCTCCGGACATGATCTCAAAAAGGTGAAAGCAAAGGAAGTTGCTTCCTTTCCAGTTATAGAGATAGATGTTGACGCTTTCCTTTTTGATGCCCTTTTATTGATGGCAAAGCATAATATAAGGAGGCTTGTGGTAAAAGATAAAGGGAAAATAGTAGGTGTACTTGAGGATAAAGATATGATAGCTTACGAGAGCAAAAATCTCCTTTTTCTCGTGAAGGATATAGGTAAGGCAAAGGGTGTGGAGGATCTCACTTATGTTTACTCTCTCGTATCTCAGGTAGCTGTTGAATACATTTCACAGGGTGCGGATCCTGAACTGGTGGGAAGGTACATATCAGAGATAAACGATAAGATCATGCAAAAGACGGTACTTCTCACCATAAAAGACATGGGCATAGAACCTCCTACAGCTTTTAACATACTTGTGTTGGGAAGCGAGGGAAGGAAAGAGCAGAGCCTTAAAACGGACCAGGATAACGCCATTATATACGAAGATAAACCCATGCTTGATATTAAAGTCAGTGAGTATTTTGAAGATTTCTCGGAAAAGTATGTGAGGAATCTTCTCAATATAGGCTTCCCTCCATGCCCTGGTAATGTTATGCTGTCAAATCCTCTATGGAGAAAAAGCGTTGAAGGGTGGATGAAACAGATAGATACTTGGATAGAGAATCCTAAAGGCGAGCATACATTAAACGTGTCCATATTTTTTGATTTCAGAGGTGTTTTCGGATCTCACTCACTTGTGGAGAGACTTTGGGAACATGTATTCAAAAAGGTGAGCGAAAATATGGTTTTCCTATCCTTTTTGGCAGGTCAAGCTGTGAGATTTAAGGTGCCCTTGGGCTTTTTTAGAGGTTTTGTTGTGGAGAGATCTGGGCTTCACAAAGGGGAATTTGACATAAAAGCGGGTGGAATACTTCCCATAGTGCAGGGTGTGAGAGTGTTAGCTCTTGAACATAGGATAAGATCTACCAACACCTTTGACAGGATAAGGGAGCTTTCTTCTGCAGGCGTATTTTCGGAAAGGTTTGCCAAAGATCTTGAAGATGCTTACAGGTTTCTTATGGGGCTTCGTTTAAAGTTTCAAGCTGAGGATCTGCATAGGTCTAAAGAGCCTACCAACTACATAAACCCCCAAGCTCTTTCAAGAGCAGAAAGGTCAGTACTTAAAGATGTTTTTGGTATAGTGGAAGAGTTTCAAGACATTCTGCGTCACAGGTATCAATTGAGGTACTTTATGTGA
- the actP gene encoding cation/acetate symporter ActP: MPQTSLGQPNLVAIAFFFLFVAITLGITYWAAKRTRTTTEFYAAGRSISGLQNGLAIAGDYMSAASFLGIAGLVALKGYDGLIYSIGFLVGWPIVMFLIAEQLRNLGKYTFADVVAYRLSQKPIRISASLGALSTVILYLIAQMVGSGSLIKLMFGLPYEIAVVIVGTIMIAYVLFGGMLATTWVQIIKAVLLLGGATLLAILALSHFGFNPMSLFSSVAQKYGDKMLVPGGLVANPWDAVSLGLALMFGTAGLPHILMRFYTVPDAKEARKSVFYATGFIGYFYILTFIIGFGAAALAGQEVISKIDKGGNMAAPLLAEAVGGTVFLGFIAAVAFATILAVVAGLTLAGASTLSHDLYVNVVRGGHSSEEEEVKVAKVATLILGVLAIILGIVFKGQNVAFMVGLAFAIAASANFPPLVMSIFWKKFTTAGAVASILTGTFLAVVLIILSPTVWVDVLKNQAPIFPWKNPALISMTASFLMGILVSLLTKEESAEKKYEEEKIRTYLGIGAE, translated from the coding sequence ATGCCACAGACAAGTCTTGGACAACCAAATCTGGTAGCTATAGCTTTCTTTTTCCTCTTTGTTGCCATAACACTTGGGATAACCTACTGGGCAGCAAAGAGAACCAGAACAACAACTGAGTTTTACGCTGCAGGAAGAAGCATATCAGGTCTTCAGAATGGACTTGCAATAGCGGGAGACTACATGAGCGCTGCATCCTTCTTAGGTATAGCTGGACTTGTAGCACTGAAAGGCTATGACGGACTCATTTACTCCATAGGTTTTTTGGTGGGATGGCCCATAGTTATGTTCTTGATAGCTGAACAGCTAAGAAACTTGGGTAAGTACACTTTTGCTGATGTGGTTGCCTACAGATTATCTCAGAAACCTATAAGGATTTCCGCATCTTTGGGTGCTTTATCCACAGTTATACTCTATCTTATAGCTCAGATGGTGGGTTCTGGTAGTCTTATAAAGCTCATGTTCGGACTACCTTACGAAATCGCTGTAGTCATAGTGGGAACTATTATGATAGCTTACGTGCTTTTTGGTGGCATGCTTGCTACCACATGGGTTCAAATTATAAAGGCTGTACTGCTTTTGGGTGGTGCTACTCTGCTTGCCATTCTGGCTCTTTCCCATTTTGGTTTTAATCCCATGTCGCTATTTTCAAGTGTTGCACAAAAGTATGGAGATAAGATGCTTGTGCCTGGCGGTCTTGTAGCAAATCCATGGGATGCTGTATCCTTGGGTCTTGCTTTAATGTTTGGAACCGCTGGACTGCCTCACATACTTATGAGATTCTATACAGTTCCAGACGCAAAGGAGGCAAGAAAGTCCGTATTTTACGCAACGGGCTTTATAGGATATTTCTACATACTGACCTTTATAATAGGTTTTGGAGCTGCTGCCTTAGCCGGACAAGAGGTCATATCCAAGATAGATAAAGGTGGAAACATGGCAGCTCCTCTGCTCGCAGAAGCTGTCGGGGGAACCGTATTTTTAGGTTTTATCGCTGCGGTTGCCTTTGCTACCATACTTGCGGTCGTTGCAGGTCTTACCTTAGCAGGTGCTTCTACCTTATCTCATGACCTTTATGTAAATGTGGTGAGAGGTGGGCATTCTTCAGAAGAGGAAGAGGTGAAGGTTGCTAAAGTAGCTACCTTAATACTTGGAGTGCTCGCCATCATCCTCGGTATAGTCTTTAAAGGGCAGAATGTGGCTTTTATGGTTGGTCTTGCCTTTGCCATAGCCGCAAGTGCCAACTTTCCTCCTTTGGTGATGTCCATCTTTTGGAAGAAGTTCACTACAGCCGGTGCGGTTGCAAGCATATTAACTGGTACGTTCTTGGCTGTAGTTCTCATAATTCTCAGTCCTACCGTGTGGGTAGATGTACTTAAAAATCAAGCTCCCATATTTCCATGGAAGAATCCAGCCCTAATATCTATGACCGCCTCTTTCTTGATGGGTATATTGGTTTCACTGCTTACAAAAGAGGAAAGCGCCGAGAAAAAGTACGAAGAAGAAAAGATAAGAACTTACTTAGGCATAGGTGCCGAATGA
- a CDS encoding DUF485 domain-containing protein, whose amino-acid sequence MKEVLESKEFKELASRRNTVATLLTVLQLLMYFGFIFVLAFKKDILSQKVSEGLTVGIPVGIAIIVISWLLTGIYVYWANTYYDRAVEEIKNKFRR is encoded by the coding sequence ATGAAAGAAGTACTGGAATCAAAGGAGTTCAAAGAGCTTGCATCAAGAAGAAACACGGTCGCTACACTTTTGACTGTACTTCAGCTTCTTATGTATTTTGGCTTTATATTTGTTTTAGCCTTCAAAAAGGACATTCTTAGCCAGAAAGTGAGCGAAGGTCTAACCGTCGGTATACCTGTCGGTATCGCCATAATCGTTATATCTTGGCTTCTTACAGGTATTTATGTTTATTGGGCAAATACCTATTACGATCGCGCAGTTGAAGAGATTAAAAATAAGTTCAGGAGGTAA
- the thiS gene encoding sulfur carrier protein ThiS, with amino-acid sequence MIVYVNGEKREIERSMNIYELLEYLGVAYREIGLAVSVNGEVIAKGEYKNRRIMEGDSVEIIHIVGGG; translated from the coding sequence ATGATCGTTTACGTAAACGGTGAAAAGAGAGAAATAGAAAGGAGCATGAACATTTATGAACTTTTAGAGTATTTGGGTGTGGCTTACAGGGAAATAGGGCTTGCTGTTTCGGTAAATGGTGAAGTAATTGCGAAAGGTGAATACAAGAACAGAAGGATTATGGAAGGTGACAGCGTGGAGATCATACACATAGTAGGTGGTGGTTGA
- a CDS encoding thiazole synthase translates to MVDLEKFLEEDPFEIAGRTFKSRLIIGSGKFKSFQQNKEVLEASGAEIITVAVRRVNITDPTKENLLDYIDPQKYLILPNTAGCYTAEEAIKTAMLAREATGINWIKLEVIGDQKTLLPDMEQTLKAAEFLVKEGFIVLPYIFDDPVYARKFEDVGCAAVMPLAAPIGSGLGLQNPYNIMFIKEAVSVPVIVDAGIGSAADIPPVMELGADAVLTNTALAEAKDPIKMAVAMRYAVIAGRLSYLAGRMPKRTYAVPSSPLRGIPYKS, encoded by the coding sequence ATGGTTGATCTTGAAAAGTTTTTGGAAGAAGATCCATTTGAAATCGCAGGCAGAACTTTCAAGTCAAGGCTCATAATAGGATCTGGAAAGTTTAAGAGTTTTCAGCAAAATAAAGAAGTGCTTGAGGCGAGCGGTGCGGAAATAATAACCGTCGCAGTCAGGAGAGTGAATATCACCGATCCAACAAAGGAAAATCTCTTGGATTATATAGATCCTCAAAAGTATCTGATACTCCCAAATACCGCAGGATGTTACACCGCAGAGGAAGCTATAAAGACGGCTATGCTTGCAAGAGAAGCTACAGGTATAAACTGGATAAAGCTCGAAGTGATAGGAGATCAAAAAACATTACTTCCTGATATGGAGCAGACGTTAAAAGCTGCAGAGTTTCTCGTAAAAGAGGGATTTATAGTTCTTCCTTATATATTTGACGATCCTGTTTACGCCAGAAAGTTTGAGGATGTAGGTTGTGCTGCGGTTATGCCACTTGCCGCACCTATAGGCTCAGGGCTTGGTCTTCAGAATCCTTACAACATCATGTTTATAAAGGAAGCTGTTTCTGTCCCTGTTATAGTTGATGCGGGAATAGGAAGCGCTGCGGACATTCCTCCCGTTATGGAACTCGGTGCGGATGCTGTACTCACCAACACAGCCTTAGCTGAGGCAAAAGATCCCATAAAGATGGCTGTTGCGATGAGATACGCTGTTATAGCGGGAAGACTCTCTTATCTTGCCGGAAGAATGCCAAAGAGAACTTACGCTGTTCCTTCCTCTCCCTTAAGGGGAATTCCTTACAAATCATGA
- the hemG gene encoding protoporphyrinogen oxidase, with protein sequence MIDVAVIGGGISGLSLAHHLKKAGLDIKVFEKEDSLGGNIQSEYVNGYLCELGPQTILADNMVEKFLKDVGIEVLYANPSSKKRYIYKNGKLIPLPMSPFEFLVSPLISISGKLRLLKEPFIPRSPKKEESIAQFVKRRFGSEFLEYIVAPFISGVYAGNPEELSIKYAVRKVYELEEKYGSVIKGGIKLKALGPSGRLVSFREGNAELIKKLSEGLDIFKENVVLRIRRKDDAFILDTKEGKFGAKAVAVCTPATSASYLLRELSWSISEEFDKIYYAPVVVVHVAVDSGSLPEGFGFLVPRKEGKRILGVIFSSQLFEGRSPVGKDLMTVYLGGATDPEIIQYEDEAIASVLERELGEILGIQNIEIVKIMRWKKGIPQYTLGYGKYLQLASSMEKEQPGLFLSGNYLYGVSVADCIRASYVVAEKIMNFLRVKGSVVV encoded by the coding sequence ATGATTGATGTTGCAGTTATAGGCGGTGGAATATCTGGGCTTTCGTTGGCTCACCATCTCAAAAAAGCTGGACTTGACATAAAGGTATTTGAAAAGGAAGATTCCTTAGGAGGAAACATACAGAGCGAGTATGTAAACGGCTATCTGTGTGAGCTTGGACCCCAGACCATACTTGCCGATAATATGGTAGAGAAATTTTTAAAAGATGTAGGTATAGAAGTCCTTTATGCTAACCCATCTTCCAAAAAGAGATACATATACAAAAATGGTAAGTTAATACCTCTTCCCATGTCTCCCTTTGAGTTTTTAGTATCACCCCTTATCTCCATCAGTGGAAAGTTGAGGCTTTTAAAAGAACCTTTCATCCCCAGATCACCAAAAAAAGAGGAAAGTATAGCTCAGTTCGTAAAGAGAAGATTCGGAAGTGAGTTTTTAGAATACATTGTGGCTCCCTTTATATCGGGAGTTTACGCTGGTAATCCAGAAGAGCTATCCATAAAGTATGCGGTCAGAAAGGTTTACGAGCTGGAAGAAAAGTATGGCAGTGTCATAAAGGGAGGTATTAAGCTAAAAGCTTTAGGTCCATCCGGAAGGCTTGTCTCTTTTCGTGAAGGAAATGCAGAACTTATAAAGAAGCTATCTGAAGGTCTGGATATTTTTAAAGAGAATGTGGTTTTGAGAATAAGAAGAAAGGATGACGCTTTTATCCTTGACACTAAAGAGGGTAAATTTGGGGCTAAGGCAGTTGCGGTTTGTACTCCGGCAACCTCAGCAAGTTATCTGCTTAGGGAACTCTCTTGGAGTATATCCGAGGAGTTTGACAAAATTTATTATGCGCCTGTTGTTGTAGTGCATGTAGCTGTAGATAGTGGCAGTTTGCCAGAAGGCTTCGGTTTTTTAGTACCAAGAAAGGAAGGCAAAAGGATACTGGGGGTGATCTTTTCCTCACAGCTCTTTGAGGGGAGAAGCCCTGTAGGTAAGGATTTGATGACAGTTTATCTTGGCGGTGCAACTGATCCTGAGATAATCCAGTATGAAGATGAAGCCATTGCGAGCGTATTAGAAAGGGAGCTTGGAGAAATCTTAGGCATACAAAATATTGAGATCGTCAAAATTATGCGCTGGAAGAAGGGTATACCTCAGTATACGCTGGGATACGGCAAATATCTTCAGCTTGCAAGCTCTATGGAAAAGGAACAGCCGGGGCTTTTCCTCAGCGGTAATTACCTTTATGGGGTTTCCGTTGCTGATTGTATAAGAGCCTCTTACGTGGTCGCTGAAAAGATTATGAATTTTCTTAGAGTGAAAGGGAGCGTTGTTGTATAA
- the fsa gene encoding fructose-6-phosphate aldolase produces MQFFLDTGNVDEIKQALDWGILDGVTTNPSLISKTGRPFMEVAKEIVKLVDGPVSLETVSLDAEGMVREGRMLSELGDNVVVKIPMTPEGVKAIQVLESEGIPVNVTLVFSPAQALIAAKAGATFVSPFIGRIDDVSGEGMKLIREVRTIFDNYDIDTEIIVASVRHPMHVVEAALIGADICTMPFDVMKKLFNHPLTDKGIDLFLKDWEKVPGRPF; encoded by the coding sequence ATGCAGTTTTTCTTAGATACGGGAAATGTAGATGAGATAAAGCAAGCCTTGGACTGGGGGATTCTTGACGGTGTAACTACAAATCCCAGCCTTATATCCAAGACAGGTAGACCCTTTATGGAAGTAGCTAAAGAAATCGTCAAACTCGTTGACGGACCTGTTAGTCTGGAGACTGTTTCTCTTGATGCTGAAGGCATGGTAAGAGAAGGAAGGATGCTTTCAGAATTGGGAGATAATGTAGTTGTAAAGATACCTATGACACCTGAAGGTGTTAAGGCTATTCAGGTGCTTGAGTCAGAAGGCATACCGGTAAATGTAACACTCGTCTTTTCACCTGCACAAGCCCTAATAGCTGCAAAAGCAGGAGCTACTTTCGTATCACCCTTTATAGGAAGGATAGATGATGTGTCTGGTGAAGGAATGAAGCTTATAAGGGAAGTTAGGACCATCTTTGATAATTACGATATAGATACGGAAATAATAGTAGCAAGTGTACGCCATCCCATGCATGTGGTAGAGGCTGCCCTCATAGGTGCTGATATATGCACTATGCCTTTTGATGTCATGAAAAAACTCTTTAACCATCCTTTGACGGATAAGGGAATAGATCTATTTCTCAAAGACTGGGAGAAGGTGCCAGGTAGACCATTCTAA